In the genome of Loxodonta africana isolate mLoxAfr1 chromosome 16, mLoxAfr1.hap2, whole genome shotgun sequence, one region contains:
- the VAX1 gene encoding ventral anterior homeobox 1 — MFGKPDKMDVRCHSDAEAARVSKNAHKESRETKGAEGNLPAAFLKEPQGAFSASGAAEDCNKSKSNSAADPDYCRRILVRDAKGSIREIILPKGLDLDRPKRTRTSFTAEQLYRLEMEFQRCQYVVGRERTELARQLNLSETQVKVWFQNRRTKQKKDQGKDSELRSVVSETAATCSVLRLLEQGRLLSPPGLPALLPPCATGALGSALRGPSLPSLGAGAAAGSAAAAAASGPAGTESPHPPAVGGAPGPGPAGPGGLHAGAPAAGHGLFSLPVPSLLGSVASHLSSAPLTMAGSLAGNLQELSARYLSSSAFEPYSRTNNKEGAEKKALD; from the exons ATGTTCGGGAAGCCAGACAAAATGGACGTTCGGTGCCACTCGGACGCCGAGGCTGCCCGGGTGTCGAAGAACGCGCACAAGGAGAGCCGGGAGACCAAGGGCGCCGAGGGGAACCTCCCCGCCGCCTTCCTCAAGGAGCCGCAGGGCGCCTTTTCGGCGTCGGGCGCTGCGGAAGATTGTAACAAAAGTAAATCCAATTCCGCCGCGGATCCAGATTACTGCCGCCGGATCCTGGTCCGAG ATGCCAAGGGGTCCATCCGAGAGATCATCCTGCCCAAGGGCCTGGACCTGGACCGGCCCAAGAGGACGCGCACGTCCTTCACGGCGGAGCAGCTCTACCGGCTGGAGATGGAGTTCCAGCGCTGCCAGTACGTGGTGGGCCGCGAGAGGACCGAGCTCGCCCGCCAGCTCAACCTCTCCGAGACCCAG GTGAAGGTCTGGTTCCAGAACCGGCGCACGAAGCAGAAGAAGGACCAGGGCAAGGACTCGGAGCTGCGCTCGGTGGTGTCGGAGACGGCTGCCACGTGCAGCGTGCTGCGGCTGCTGGAGCAAGGCCGCCTGCTGTCGCCGCCCGGCCTGCCCGCGCTGCTGCCGCCGTGCGCTACGGGCGCGCTCGGCTCGGCGCTACGCGGGCCCAGCCTGCCATCCCTGGGCGCAGGCGCCGCCGCGGGctcagccgccgccgccgccgcctcgggTCCCGCAGGCACCGAGTCCCCACACCCGCCGGCCGTGGGCGGCGCGCCCGGGCCGGGGCCTGCCGGGCCAGGAGGACTGCACGCGGGCGCGCCGGCCGCCGGCCACGGCCTCTTCAGCTTGCCCGTGCCCTCGCTGCTCGGATCCGTCGCCAGCCACCTGTCGTCCGCCCCGTTGACAATGGCCGGCTCGCTGGCTGGAAATTTGCAAGAACTTTCCGCCCGATACCTGAGCTCCTCGGCCTTCGAGCCTTACTCCCGGACCAACAATAAAGAAGGGGCCGAGAAAAAAGCGCTGGACTGA